TGTGTGCGGAGCGCGGCGAGCGAGGGAGGGCGAAAGTCCGGAAACGTTGCAGCGCTGCGGGAACCAGATCGTTCATCGACCTGCCGAACTCGGTGAGCAACCCAGGAAGATCAGTGGAATGCCACTCGCCGGCCATATAGGACTCGCCGAAGCCGATCAGTCCGTGGCAGCCGATCCGGCGGGCCAGGGCCTGCGGCCGTTCGATGACCATGGTGGGCAAGGTGGGATCGGCCGCCCCGATCACGGTTCCGTCGGGAAACGCCAGCCGTATCGGCAGTGTCGCGACGGCCCGTCGCAGCAGATGGTCGGCCACCGCACCGGATATCGCGGCCAGCGGCCCACGCGGTGGATGTACCACGTCCGGCCAGCGTGCCGGGTCGATGGTGGGGGACGTTCCGGTCCGGGTGTTCACAGCGGCCTTCCTTGGTTCTCGGCTTCTTCGGTGGGGCGGGGGATAATCGGAACTTGGCGCAGCCACAACTTGATCCCCTCGACCCGGATGGCGAGCGCTCCGGCCAGCGGAGCCAACGGCGCGGTCAGCTGCAGGCGGAGGATCTCCCAGGTGTTCGCCGGCCTGCGGTCACCGCGCAGGGTGGCGACGAACGCCGGATGTCCTTGACGATGAAGAGAAATCGTGACGGCGACGCGTTCGCCGGGCATTGGAGCTAGCACGCGGTAGTGGCCTTCGACGGCATTGAAGGGGGAGACATACATGCGCTTGGGCACGACCGCGGGTTGGTCGGCGGGAAGCAGGTAGGCATGGCGCCCGCCGTAGGTGTTGTGGACTTCGGCGACCACACAGCGCAGTGTGCCGCCGGCGTCGTGACACCAGTACAGACTCAGTGGGTTGAACACGTACCCCAGCACGCGCGCTTGGAGCAGCGCGGTCACCCGTCCGCCGCCGAGGTCAACGCCGCGGGACGCCAGGAAACCGTCCACACGTTGGCGCAGTGAGTCTTTCGGTTCACCGGTGAAATGGTCGTCGACCTCGAATCGGGCAAACGGACGCAGCCAACGCGGCAAGGAGGGCATCCGGTCGAGATCGACATACCAGCTGTATCCGCGGTAGCTGAGGCGATGGTGCACCGGAGCGCGCCGGACGTGAGTGATCCTGGTGCGGTA
The window above is part of the Mycolicibacterium fortuitum subsp. fortuitum genome. Proteins encoded here:
- a CDS encoding DUF1365 domain-containing protein; this encodes MLTPALYRTRITHVRRAPVHHRLSYRGYSWYVDLDRMPSLPRWLRPFARFEVDDHFTGEPKDSLRQRVDGFLASRGVDLGGGRVTALLQARVLGYVFNPLSLYWCHDAGGTLRCVVAEVHNTYGGRHAYLLPADQPAVVPKRMYVSPFNAVEGHYRVLAPMPGERVAVTISLHRQGHPAFVATLRGDRRPANTWEILRLQLTAPLAPLAGALAIRVEGIKLWLRQVPIIPRPTEEAENQGRPL